Within Lactobacillus amylovorus DSM 20531, the genomic segment TCTTTAATAGTTTATAAGTCAACTGCACTAATAAAAAATGATATCAATGCAGCATGCAAAGATATCATTTTTCTTTTATCTCAAATTCTCATCTTTAAAATCAATTACATTACCGATAACAAAAACTGCTCAGCTGTGGATCTTCTTAATACTCTTCTAATATCTACAGCAATAGAAAAAAGGCCGCTTTTCTTTGTATATCACTAGTACTATGAAACTGTCAAATTTTTTGTGTAAATAGATTTTTCTCGTAGATCGATTTTTTAATCTTTTATTTAATCAAAGTAGGATTCTAAGGTATCCTGAACCTGACCAAAGCCTTTGTGGATTCGATTGAAATAGCGTTCGTTGTAGCTCATTGCCTGAATGCCAATAAAAGTATTAAGCGACTGTTCAGTTGGAAACTCTGCTTTAGGCTTAGCTTTACGCTTACTTTAAAATTCATCATTAAATTAAAAAATCGACTTACCTTAAAAGTGAGTCGATTTTTTTATTTGGTTAAAAAGTCAATTATGTGAATGACAGGGATGCCATCAATATTACCAACGTCGTCCCAATTGTTAGTAATGATTATCTTTTGATAACCAGTAGGTAAGTGCAAGAAATTATCAGATTCACGAGTACTATTTTCGGGAATCTGATCTGTCACTTGAATGTATTTTACATCCGTATCCTTTTGAGCTACAAAGTCAATTTCTTTATCATTATATTTACCGACAAAGACTTCATAACTACGACTAAGTAATTCAAGATAAACTAGGTTTTCAATCTTAGAACCGCGATTAATATTTTTTCGTTGTAATTGTGATCTAATGAAGCCTAGATCGACAACATAATATTTACCTTGACCTCGTAAATATTTTTTTCCGCGAATATCAAAACGAGGAACTTTATAAAACAGAAAAGCATTATGCAATAGTTCAAGATAATTTTCAATCGTATTGTTGCTTACTTTAAGACCTGAAGACCGCAGAGTATTGGCAATTTTGTTAATGCTGATCAATTGACCAGTATTGCTTAAAAGGTATAATGCAATTCTTTCCAAAACTTCAGTGTTCTTAATAGTAGCTCGACCAGCGACGTCTCTTAACAAAATACTATTATAAATTCCTGATAAAACGTCACGTTTTAATTGAGAATTTGTTTGTAAAACTACGGAAGGAAAACCACCGTATTCGAGATATTCGCTTAAATGCCGTGCGGGATCGGTATTCTCTAGTTTCTTGAAATACAAGAATTCTTTGAAGGTTAATGGTAGCATTTTTATTTCAACATATGGACCAGTTAAGTAAGTGGCCATCTTTCCAGAGAAGTGATGCATTAGAACCAGTAACATAGATGTCGGAATCAAATGCAATTCTATGCCCATTAATTAATTTTTGCCATTCTGAAACTTCTTGAATTTCATCGAATAATAAATATACTTTTTTATTTGCAACTACCTTATCTTTTAGATATTTATACAAATCTTTGTAAGATAATAAATCGAAAAACTCAGGATTTTCAAAATTAATATAAATAATCTGATCTTCGTCTACGCCCATGCTTAAGAGTTTATCTTTAATCATCAATAATAAATAACTTTTTCCAGATCGACGTACACCAGTAATAATTTTGATAAATTCAGTATTTATCATAGGTTCAATCCGTTTTAGATATAAAGGTCTGTCAATAGGTTTCATTTGATTTTCTCCATACTGAAAATTAGAGTACTAAAAAAGACTTACTTTTGAAGTAAGCCTTATTCTTTTTATTCAAATTAATAACTCAATGCACGGTGACCATCGAGTGCCCAGTGACGTTGGAACGTTGCTACACTCATTGAACGCTTAGTACCAGTCCACGGATCATTGTAGTACAAAGTGTTACCGTGGTAACCGGTGAGGGCAATGGCATGGTTAGAAAAACCATCGAACCAGCCAACCCAAGCCACAACTAGGTGAGAACGAATCAGCTTTTTCTTAATTGCTGCAATGCTGCAGCCAGTCATATTGGTGGCAGTGCCAAGGTAGTGCTTAACCACAGGCTTAACGCCATTTGGTGCGACCCAGAAGCCCAACGGAAACTTCTTATAAGGTGAACCGATGAAGCCTTTGTTAGGGTTGAGGCTGCGTGGCATGATTTTTGCTGCTTGATCTTTAGTAATGTTCTTACCAGCAAAGTTGATCATCATTGTTACAGCGGTGATTTCACAACCAGTAGGCATTTCAGGACGCTGGCAAATTACCTTAGCATAATTCTTAATACCTGTGATATTGCCGGATTTGTTGATCCAGTAGTAGGCGCGACTAGTCTTGGTATTCTTGAACTTGCGCTTGCCATCCTGACCAAAGTAACCGTAATTGCTTTGCTTGGGAATCTTACGGACTTTGGTGAGCATAGCACCATTTTTGTCGAACAAGTACCAATCCTTGTCGATCTTCTTCAAACCCTTGGTTGGCTTGTTGTTGACCACATAGTAGCGCTTGCCGTTTTGACTAACCCAACGAGCTTTGGGCTTAGGTTGAGTTTTAGCCTCAAGTTGCTTATTAGTAGTAGATTCGTTTTTTTCAGGTTCCTTGTTTTCAGTCTGATTCTGGTTTTCATTCTTGTTTTGACTAGAGTCAGTATAACTTGAACTATTTGGATCCTTCGTATTTAAATTATTGTTTGAGTTATTAGTATTTGAATTTGAACTATTATTAGCGGTAGTTTGGTTTGCGCTTGTTGTAGTATCGGCTAAAGCAGTCTGACTAGTAGTGAGCATTAAACCGGCGCTAAATAAAGTTGCTAAAAGGATTAATTTTTGATGTTTCATTTTTCCTTACTAAATAAACGGTCTCTTGATGCCGGCAATAACGTTGCGTTGACCGTTAACGATCGGTTGGACCATGACACGTGGTGGCCAGCTTTCGATCACGCGGTTATTGCCAAGATAGATTGCAACGTGCCAGATAGTGTGAGTACCTGGTTGGTAGTAAAAGACAAGATCGCCACGTTGACGTTCAGAATATGGAACGCGCTTCAGGTGCTTGTCGGCCCAAAGGTTACGTGAATTCCATTCATTGCCGGGATGGGCATGACCAATTGAACTAGTTGGAGTTGGGCTAATCCCACCAGCGTAGAGACTTTGCATTACAAGACCAGAACAGTCAACGCCGTATGCTGGACTTGAAGAACAACCTGCAAGCCATGGTTTACCCATATATTGGTAGGCTTGGTGAATCATTGCCTCAATATGAGCAGAACGGCCTTGCCAAGCTTGCGCTCTAAGCGGTGCGATGTAGTTATCTATATCATACCATGAAGCATTTGAAAAAAACTAACTTTTGCCAAGTCTTAATTCCTTCATAGCCGCGGTACAAATTGTAGCCGACCGTACCATAAGGCTTAACTTGAGTGTAGTGAACTTGATGGTAGCCCTTTGGATTTTGGTAACCCTTGACTGCAGCAAGCAAACTTGTTTTTGCTGGTAAATACAAGCCAGTTGTGGTTCTGACTACTGGAGCCTTGCAATTTGGTGTAATTAGACTTTGAACTAAAAAGTGTTCACCACTTCTAGCGGTGCGAACTGAGTTGGTCAATGCTGCATCGGAATAGGCAGGAGTGGAATGCTTAACACGGATAATCTTTGGACTACGTGAAAAGTAATCAGCCTTGCTGTAGCTGGTAGTTGTTGCACTAGTTGATTGATTTGTTGAGACGTCGCTAGTTGTGTCTGCGGCTTGCACGCTAGTGGTGCAGGCAACGATTCCAATTAAGGCAGAGACAATGGCAATCGTCCACTTATTTTGTTTTTTCATATCATAAAACCCCTTCAAATTTTAAATAATAAAATTTGAAAATTGAATAGGTTAGTTTTTTGAAAATGTAAATATAGTATGCGCTTACATTTTCGAAATATGTATAGTCCGAATAATTGAATTTAGTTTTTATAAGCCTAGACTAAGGGTGTAATGAAAGTGAGTTAAATTCAGAAAGTGATTTATTAGTTGCAGCTAATATTAATAATGTTCACTATTCAGCTACTATTTACGCTCCAGATGGAACAGCACAAACTATCACTTTAACCAAGAATGATCTTCAATTTGTAGATGCTGATGGCAATGCAATTACTCCAACTAATGCTGGTACTTACACAGTTGCATTATCACCATCTGTCGAAACCAGATTGAAGAACTTAACTGGCAACAACGATAACTACACGTGGACATTTAAGACTACTGTAACTTACAATATTGCTTCAACTACTGCTTCTGCAGGATTATCTGGATCTAACCGAAAGGTATTTGATGGATCTGGTGTAACAACTGCACAAATCAATCATGGCGGCAGCATTGAAGTTACATTCACATACCCAGGTAGCACCGATAGTAGTATGTACAAACTTCAAGATGGTGACTATACTTGGAATACATCAGATCATAATGCTCCTAAGAACGTTGGTATCTACACTATCACTTTGACTGATAGTGGATCAGCCACATTTGAAATCATTGCTAAGCCAATTAGCGGTGTAACTATTTCTGATAATGATCAAAGTAAGACTTACGATGGTCAAGCTGCTGGATTGGATCTCGATGCTTTGAGCATTAGCGGTACTGATACTGTAAGTGGTACTGCATTGTCAGATACAGGAATTCAGGCTAGCAGCTTTGATTGGTACTATGCAAGTGGTAATAAGCTTGATGAAGTTCCAAATAATGTGGGCACTTACGAAGCTCGTTTGACAGACAGAGCTTTGGCAGCATTGCAAAATGCAAATCCAAACTACAGCTTCAGTGAAGTCAACGGTACGATTAAGTACATGATTAATCCAAAAGTTGCTACAGATAAATTAGGAAACAGTGGTACGAAGACTTACAACGGTCAAGGTACCTCAGTCAGCGATATTATTAACTCAGTAACTTGGAATCCAGGTGGTCTAGTAACTGGTGATGACTATGAATGGATGACTAAGAATACTGACGGTACTTACAGTGTTATGACAGGTCTTCCAACTAACGTTGGCCCTTACTACTTGAAGCTTAAGGATAGCGGAATTACTAAGATCAAGAACGCTAATACTAATTACAGTTTTGCAGATGGTCCAATTAGTCCAACTTCTGACGAACAAGCTATTAGTCCTAAGAGCGCAATCTTCAACCATACAACTAATAACAAGAATGAGAATGCCAAGAAGAATGAGTTGCCACAAACTGGTTCAGCGCATAAAGGTCCACTTGCATGGCTTAGTTCATTGTTCGCAGGCTTGAGTCTATTCGGCTTAGCCGCTGACAGAAAGCGCAAGAAGAAGGACGATAATTAATCAAAGAGAAGTCATGGATATATTCCATGGCTTTTTCTTTATGAAAAAATAAAAGCAAATATTAAAAATATGTTGACAATATGAGAGCCAAATTATAATATAAGATCAAATCAAATAAGAGCGACAAAGAAAAGATAAGTAATTAGCGGTTACCGCCAAAGAGAGCTGCGGATGGTGAAATGCAGTGCGGGAGTACCTAACGAAAATGGTCTTGGAGTCCATTGAAGAGCAAGCGCAAGTAAGCTGTTCACGGGGGATGCCCGATATAGCGTCCGAGTATAACTTCTATTTTTAGAAGCGTACTTAGTGAGGGTATCAGTGTAAGCTGATACTGAATAAGGGTGGTAACACGCTAGTAGCGTCCCTAGACAAGCAATTGTCTAGAGGCGCTTTTTTTGTCCTGTTTTTTTAATAAAGGAGAAGAGAATTATGAGTAGAAATTTAGTACATTATGATATCGTTGGTAGTTTTTTAAGACCTGCAGAATTAAAGCAAGCAAGAGCAGATTTTGCCGCAAAGAAGATTTCTAAGGATGACTTAAAGAAAGTTGAAGACGAAGAAATTAAGAAATTAGTTGCCAAAGAAGAAAAGGCTGGTTTAAAGATCGTCACTGATGGTGAGTTTAGACGAAGCTACTGGCACCTTGATACCTTCTGGGGCTTCGGAGGAATCAAGCATACTAAGCAAGAACACGGTTACTTCTTCCACGATGAAGAAACCCGTAACGATTCGGCCCAAGTTGAAGGTAAGATTGAATTTACTGGTGATCATCCTGATCTCGAAGCCTTTAAGTATTTAAAGAGTATCACTGATAGCAGTGACGTCACTCCTCGTCAAAGCATCCCTTCACCCGCACAATTCTACGCCGAACTCGTTCGTGGTCCAGAAAACGTGACAGCCGTAAAGAAGTTTTACTCCAGTGAATACGAATTACTCGACGATATTTCAAAGGCCTACCGCAATTTAATCCTCGCCCTCTATGATGCAGGTTGCCGCGACGTCAAACTTGATGACTGTACTTGGGGCATGGTTGTTGATGACGACTTCTGGGCAACAATGGTTAAGCAAGGTTTCGACCGTGACGACTTGGAAAAGAAATACCTCCGTGTTAACAACGGTGCTTTAGTCGACTTGCCAGACGACTTACGTGTTTCAACTCACATCTGCCGCGGCAATTACCACTCAACTTGGGCAGCAAAAGGCGGCTACGGTCCAGTTGCCAAATATGTTTTCGCTAAAGAAAACGTCGATGCCTTTTATCTAGAATTCGATAATAAAAGATCTGGTAGCTTCGATCCAATCAAGGAAGTACCAGCAGGAAAAGAAGTTGTTCTTGGCCTTGTAACCAGCAAGAAGCCAGAACTTGAAAAGCCTGACGACCTGATCACTAGAGTTAAAGAAGCCGCTCAATTCCACGACTTGCAAGACTTAGCTCTTAGCACCCAATGTGGTTTTGCCTCAACCGAGGAAGGCAACCAATTAACCGAAGAAGAACAATGGAAGAAGATTGCTTTAGTAATCGATACTGCTAAGCAAATCTGGGCATAATTAATGAAAGAGGGGACAAAGCAATGAAGAAAAAACTATGGATTATAGCACAGGTAGTATGGGGATTACTGATTTGCTTTGGCCTCTATGTCTTCGCAAATTTATAATTCTCAATCTGAGCATATTAAACAGGAATTTAGTTAAAAGCTAATATAATTATTTAAAAAGGAGAAAAATACTATGGCAAAAGTCGAGAGTTTCACCCTGGATCACACTAAAGTTAAGGCACCTTACGTTCGTTTAATTACTGTTGAAGAAGGACCAAAAGGCGACAAGATTTCTAACTACGATTTGCGTTTAGTCCAACCTAACAAGAACGCCATTCCAACGGGTGGTTTGCACACCATCGAACACCTGCTTGCAAGTTTACTCCGCGATCGTCTTGACGGCGTTATCGATTGTTCGCCATTCGGCTGTCGGACTGGTTTTCACTTGATCGTTTGGGGCGAGCATTCAACTACTGAAGTTGCAAAAGCTCTTAAGTCCTCCCTTGAAGAAATTCGCGATACCATCACTTGGGAAGACGTTCCAGGAACCACGATTAAGACCTGTGGTAACTATCGCGATCACTCACTCTTTACTGCAAAGGAATGGTGCCGCGACATCCTTGAAGAAGGCATCAGTGACGATCCATTTGAACGTCATGTCATTTAATTAAGTATAAATATTAAGAATAAGCTAGGTTTTTGTACCTAGCTTTTTTTAGTGTGCATATTTTGTTATACTGAAAACGTATTCAATTTAGAAAGACGTGAGTTTTTTATGTATAAACTAATTGCCTGTGATCTTGATGAAACTCTGATTGATGATGATGCGCATGTCTGTCAGCGTAATATCGATGCGATTAAAGCAGCGACAAAGCTGGGCGTGAAGTTTGTCCCAGCAACTGGACGCGGCTATCGAGCAATTGAGAAGACGCTGGCAGAGATCGGTCTGA encodes:
- a CDS encoding ATP-binding protein encodes the protein MLLVLMHHFSGKMATYLTGPYVEIKMLPLTFKEFLYFKKLENTDPARHLSEYLEYGGFPSVVLQTNSQLKRDVLSGIYNSILLRDVAGRATIKNTEVLERIALYLLSNTGQLISINKIANTLRSSGLKVSNNTIENYLELLHNAFLFYKVPRFDIRGKKYLRGQGKYYVVDLGFIRSQLQRKNINRGSKIENLVYLELLSRSYEVFVGKYNDKEIDFVAQKDTDVKYIQVTDQIPENSTRESDNFLHLPTGYQKIIITNNWDDVGNIDGIPVIHIIDFLTK
- a CDS encoding 5-methyltetrahydropteroyltriglutamate--homocysteine S-methyltransferase, which encodes MSRNLVHYDIVGSFLRPAELKQARADFAAKKISKDDLKKVEDEEIKKLVAKEEKAGLKIVTDGEFRRSYWHLDTFWGFGGIKHTKQEHGYFFHDEETRNDSAQVEGKIEFTGDHPDLEAFKYLKSITDSSDVTPRQSIPSPAQFYAELVRGPENVTAVKKFYSSEYELLDDISKAYRNLILALYDAGCRDVKLDDCTWGMVVDDDFWATMVKQGFDRDDLEKKYLRVNNGALVDLPDDLRVSTHICRGNYHSTWAAKGGYGPVAKYVFAKENVDAFYLEFDNKRSGSFDPIKEVPAGKEVVLGLVTSKKPELEKPDDLITRVKEAAQFHDLQDLALSTQCGFASTEEGNQLTEEEQWKKIALVIDTAKQIWA
- a CDS encoding ATP-binding protein; translation: MKPIDRPLYLKRIEPMINTEFIKIITGVRRSGKSYLLLMIKDKLLSMGVDEDQIIYINFENPEFFDLLSYKDLYKYLKDKVVANKKVYLLFDEIQEVSEWQKLINGHRIAFDSDIYVTGSNASLLWKDGHLLNWSIC
- a CDS encoding MBG domain-containing protein; the encoded protein is MNNVHYSATIYAPDGTAQTITLTKNDLQFVDADGNAITPTNAGTYTVALSPSVETRLKNLTGNNDNYTWTFKTTVTYNIASTTASAGLSGSNRKVFDGSGVTTAQINHGGSIEVTFTYPGSTDSSMYKLQDGDYTWNTSDHNAPKNVGIYTITLTDSGSATFEIIAKPISGVTISDNDQSKTYDGQAAGLDLDALSISGTDTVSGTALSDTGIQASSFDWYYASGNKLDEVPNNVGTYEARLTDRALAALQNANPNYSFSEVNGTIKYMINPKVATDKLGNSGTKTYNGQGTSVSDIINSVTWNPGGLVTGDDYEWMTKNTDGTYSVMTGLPTNVGPYYLKLKDSGITKIKNANTNYSFADGPISPTSDEQAISPKSAIFNHTTNNKNENAKKNELPQTGSAHKGPLAWLSSLFAGLSLFGLAADRKRKKKDDN
- a CDS encoding C39 family peptidase: MKHQKLILLATLFSAGLMLTTSQTALADTTTSANQTTANNSSNSNTNNSNNNLNTKDPNSSSYTDSSQNKNENQNQTENKEPEKNESTTNKQLEAKTQPKPKARWVSQNGKRYYVVNNKPTKGLKKIDKDWYLFDKNGAMLTKVRKIPKQSNYGYFGQDGKRKFKNTKTSRAYYWINKSGNITGIKNYAKVICQRPEMPTGCEITAVTMMINFAGKNITKDQAAKIMPRSLNPNKGFIGSPYKKFPLGFWVAPNGVKPVVKHYLGTATNMTGCSIAAIKKKLIRSHLVVAWVGWFDGFSNHAIALTGYHGNTLYYNDPWTGTKRSMSVATFQRHWALDGHRALSY
- a CDS encoding S-ribosylhomocysteine lyase, which gives rise to MAKVESFTLDHTKVKAPYVRLITVEEGPKGDKISNYDLRLVQPNKNAIPTGGLHTIEHLLASLLRDRLDGVIDCSPFGCRTGFHLIVWGEHSTTEVAKALKSSLEEIRDTITWEDVPGTTIKTCGNYRDHSLFTAKEWCRDILEEGISDDPFERHVI